A stretch of Lathyrus oleraceus cultivar Zhongwan6 chromosome 6, CAAS_Psat_ZW6_1.0, whole genome shotgun sequence DNA encodes these proteins:
- the LOC127093874 gene encoding uncharacterized protein LOC127093874, whose protein sequence is MMKVSQSHQKSYHDKKRKDLEFQEGDHVFFRVTHVTSVSRALKSQKLTSRFVGRYQILQRIGKVAYRIALPPPLANLHDVFHVSQLRRYVSDLSHMIQVDDVHVGDNLIVDVSPMRIQDWEVKQMHGKEIALVKVVWGGRAGGSMNWEREKQLRKSYPTLFSSCWGLKY, encoded by the exons aTGATGAAAGTCTCGCAGAGTCATCAGAAAAGTTACCATGACAAGAAGAGGAAAGACCTTGAGTTCCAggagggagatcacgtgttttTTAGAGTTACGCATGTAACTAGTGTTagtcgagctttgaagtctcaAAAGCTCACATCGCGTTTTGTTGGTCGGTACCAGATTTTACAGAGGATAGGAAAGGTGGCCTATCGGATTGCTTTGCCGCCGCCgcttgctaatcttcatgatgtgtttcatgtgtctcagttgaggagatatGTTTCGGATCTATCTCATATGATCCAAGTCGATGATGTGCATGTGGGAGATAATCTTATTGTTGATGTATCACCCATGCGGATACAGGATTGGGAAGTGAAGCAGATGCAtggtaaagagattgccttagtaAAGGTAGTTTGGGGTGGACGAGCTGGTGGGAGCATGAATTGGGAGCGTGAGAAGCAGCTGAGGAAGTCGTACCCGACTCTATTTTCCTCAT GTTGGGGTTTGAAGTATTAG